In the genome of Flexistipes sinusarabici DSM 4947, one region contains:
- the pyk gene encoding pyruvate kinase, protein MDSRKTKIVVTIGPETQNVEKIEELISNGVNVFRMNFSHGTHESHKEIYKRIRKISAKFGIHTAILQDLAGPKIRLGEIKEPFSVHQNEDIYFDKNGKSSGKNYLTLNNPLILKQLKKGDRIYIADGMIKLEVVETSDELVTAKVLVGGIVSSKKGVNFPNVKLDIQSCTEKDIEDLQYGLELGFDYIALSFVRTADDVKNIKNIISGKKFRPKIIAKIEKHEAIENIDEILEVSDGLMVARGDLGVEIDLEKLPVLQKELILKANKFQKPVITATQMLTSMISSPRPTRAEVTDIANAVFDGTDAVMLSDETTVGKYPVEAVKVLNKTIRESEKYLEYFNYGIVETSEDSAIPSASCHIAENLGIKHIVVFTSSGTSALKVASYRPNVSILACCHSEETANRLALVWGVTPYLVLKKYNNIDKMIEHFIKYAYSKGDLDTEDKFLATIGYPLGVPGSTSTLRIFGSDDIKNFLNNK, encoded by the coding sequence GAAAAAATAGAAGAGCTGATATCAAATGGTGTAAACGTTTTTCGCATGAATTTCTCACATGGAACGCATGAAAGCCATAAAGAAATTTACAAAAGAATCCGAAAGATTTCGGCAAAGTTTGGAATCCATACAGCAATATTGCAGGATCTGGCAGGACCTAAAATAAGACTTGGTGAAATAAAAGAACCTTTTAGTGTACATCAGAATGAAGATATTTACTTTGATAAAAACGGCAAGTCTTCTGGAAAAAATTACTTAACATTAAACAATCCGTTGATACTAAAACAGCTTAAAAAAGGGGACAGGATTTACATTGCAGACGGGATGATTAAGCTCGAAGTAGTGGAAACGTCTGATGAGCTTGTTACTGCCAAAGTTCTGGTGGGAGGTATTGTCTCATCAAAAAAAGGGGTCAACTTCCCCAATGTCAAACTCGATATCCAAAGTTGTACGGAAAAAGATATTGAAGATCTGCAATATGGACTCGAGCTGGGTTTTGACTACATAGCTCTTTCTTTTGTGAGAACAGCAGACGATGTCAAAAACATTAAAAATATAATTTCCGGGAAAAAATTTCGCCCGAAAATCATAGCCAAAATAGAGAAACACGAAGCCATCGAAAACATAGATGAAATTCTGGAAGTCTCAGACGGACTAATGGTTGCGCGGGGGGATCTGGGAGTGGAAATTGATCTGGAGAAGCTGCCCGTTTTACAAAAGGAGTTAATTTTAAAAGCTAATAAATTCCAGAAACCTGTCATTACAGCAACCCAGATGCTTACCTCAATGATTTCCAGTCCCAGACCCACAAGAGCGGAAGTTACCGATATTGCAAATGCAGTTTTTGACGGGACGGATGCTGTAATGCTTTCTGACGAAACAACAGTGGGCAAATATCCCGTGGAAGCAGTAAAGGTGTTAAATAAAACAATAAGAGAATCGGAAAAATATCTGGAATATTTTAATTACGGAATAGTGGAAACCTCGGAAGATTCTGCCATTCCATCAGCAAGCTGTCATATAGCTGAAAATCTCGGAATAAAACACATAGTTGTGTTTACCAGTTCAGGTACATCTGCTTTAAAAGTTGCTTCCTACAGACCGAATGTTTCAATCCTGGCATGCTGCCACAGTGAAGAAACCGCGAACAGACTGGCATTAGTCTGGGGTGTCACCCCTTATCTTGTTCTTAAAAAATACAATAACATCGATAAGATGATAGAGCACTTTATCAAATATGCCTATTCAAAAGGGGATCTGGATACTGAGGATAAGTTTTTGGCTACTATTGGATATCCGCTCGGTGTCCCCGGCTCCACAAGCACACTCAGAATATTCGGGAGTGATGATATAAAAAATTTTCTTAATAACAAATAA